In Pseudomonas fluorescens, the following are encoded in one genomic region:
- a CDS encoding S24 family peptidase translates to MKKNTSGPRFKALLEAASITTTGFAEFLDTAPQNVHNWYTRGVPAHCMEEVARKLSVSSDWLKTGEGSKDAQHLRLLDETGNTFDAQTIRGVYTVIEPVDVELPLYKEAVIAPGSNETHVIEDPGQSIRLPRSHLDSLEINHADAICVFMSGNSMGEKIEDGSTLAIDRGLTQIIDGEIYAIEHDGMLRIKYLHRLPGNSLRLRSHNRAEYPDEIFRAAQIEEQNIRVLGWVFWWSTLNKRRPAVPFL, encoded by the coding sequence ATGAAAAAGAACACTAGCGGCCCACGCTTCAAAGCGCTCCTCGAAGCAGCGAGCATCACGACCACCGGATTTGCCGAATTCCTGGATACGGCTCCGCAAAATGTACATAACTGGTACACCCGCGGTGTGCCCGCCCACTGCATGGAAGAAGTCGCCAGAAAACTCTCCGTCAGCAGCGACTGGCTGAAAACCGGCGAAGGCTCGAAAGACGCCCAACACCTGCGCCTGCTCGACGAAACCGGCAACACCTTCGATGCCCAGACCATCCGCGGTGTCTACACGGTCATCGAGCCTGTCGACGTCGAACTGCCTTTGTACAAAGAAGCTGTCATCGCCCCGGGCTCCAACGAGACCCACGTCATAGAAGACCCCGGGCAATCCATCCGCCTGCCCCGCAGCCACCTTGATTCCCTGGAAATCAACCACGCCGACGCCATCTGTGTCTTCATGAGCGGTAACAGCATGGGAGAGAAAATTGAAGACGGTTCGACCCTGGCGATTGACCGTGGCCTGACTCAGATTATCGATGGCGAGATCTACGCCATCGAACATGACGGCATGCTACGCATCAAGTACCTGCACCGACTACCGGGCAACTCCCTGCGACTGCGCAGCCACAACCGCGCCGAGTACCCGGATGAAATCTTCAGGGCCGCACAAATCGAAGAGCAGAACATCAGGGTGCTGGGCTGGGTGTTCTGGTGGTCGACCCTGAACAAACGGCGGCCGGCGGTGCCGTTTCTTTAA
- the ppa gene encoding inorganic diphosphatase, whose protein sequence is MSYSKIPAGKDLPNDIYVAIEIPANHAPIKYEIDKDSDCLFVDRFMATPMFYPANYGYIPNTLADDGDPLDVLVVTPYPVAPGSVIRARPVGILNMTDDGGGDAKVIAVPHDKLSQLYVDVKEYTDLPALLIQQIEHFFANYKDLEKGKWVKIEGWAGADAAREAITKSVAAYKG, encoded by the coding sequence ATGAGCTACAGCAAGATTCCGGCTGGCAAAGACCTGCCGAACGACATCTACGTCGCGATCGAGATTCCGGCCAACCACGCGCCGATCAAATACGAAATCGACAAAGACAGCGATTGCCTGTTCGTTGACCGTTTCATGGCCACCCCAATGTTCTACCCGGCCAACTACGGTTACATCCCGAACACCCTGGCTGACGACGGTGATCCCCTCGACGTGCTGGTCGTAACCCCTTACCCGGTTGCTCCAGGTTCGGTAATCCGTGCCCGTCCGGTCGGCATCCTGAACATGACCGACGACGGCGGCGGCGATGCCAAAGTCATCGCAGTCCCACACGACAAGCTGTCCCAGCTGTACGTCGACGTGAAGGAATACACCGACTTGCCAGCGCTGCTGATCCAGCAGATCGAGCACTTCTTCGCGAACTACAAAGATCTCGAAAAAGGCAAATGGGTGAAGATCGAAGGCTGGGCCGGCGCAGACGCCGCCCGCGAAGCGATCACCAAGTCGGTTGCTGCCTACAAAGGTTAA